CGTAGCGGTAGCCGCTGGCCTCCAGACGCGTGCGCATCTGTTCCACATCGAGCTTCTGGCCGACATCCAGCACCAGGCTGCTGCCCAGCAGGAACTGGGTTGGCGCCAGGCGATGCAGGGCGGTGGTGATCGGCACCACCAGCACGCCGTGCTCCAGCTCCGGCAGCCGGTAGAGGCTGGCGATGCGCTGGGAAATGATGTCCTGGTGCGGCGAGAACAGGTCGTAGGGCAGGGTTTCCCAATCGGGGAAATGCAGCACCGGCAAGTCCGGGGCGAAGAAGCTCAGCTCCTGTTCCAGCCGGTCAGCGCTTTGGCTGTCGGCGGTCAGCAGGAGGGTAAAGCGCTTGGCAGCGCTGGCGGCTTCGGCGATGGCCAGGCTCAGGGCGGCACCGGGCAGGTTGCCCCAATGCTGTTTACCGGCGGCGGCGGGGAGTAGCGGTAGACGCAGGACGGGCACGGACGGTCAAGCTCCAAGCGTTGCGACGAAAGTCGGTAATTGTAACGGCCCCGGGTGGCCACTGTCAGTGGCTGATGCGTCTATTACGCCGGTCCGGGCAAATGTAGTGGCTATGACAACAAAATGTGCTTTTTGGGCGCAAATGTAGTGCCGAATCCGGCTGGTGTTACGGAGGGTTACAGACAGCCTGTAGAGCTGTCCAAAAAATTGACGCTGCTGGAAGCCGCGGTTTTACTGGCCTCCAGCACAGTGGTGTTTTTTTGCAAGGGCTTTTTGTTACGTTCCGCACGACAGGCGCGCATTGCTACGACAAGAACAGGGCGGCATAATGTAGCCCCTTTTTTCTGCCCCTACATGTGGAAGGTTCCCGTGACTCAGAAGCCCGACCAGTGTCTTGGTGAATGGATCGACCGTGAAGCACTCGCAGAAGCGATGATTCCGCTTATCGGTCAGCTCTACCGCAATAACAATGTGGTGAGCTCGATCTATGGCCGCAGCCTGATCAACCAGTCTGTCATCGCGATTCTCAAGGCTCATCGCTTTGCTCGCCATCGCTCCTCCGACGACAGCGAACTCTCCGTCCACGAAACATTCCCACTGCTCAAGGCCATGAGCGAGCTCAAGCTCGGCGCGGCTTCGGTAGACCTGGGCAAGTTGGCGTTCAAATTCCGCAACGAAGGCAATGGCCGCAGCGCCGAGCAGTTCGTGCGTGAAGAAATGGCTGACGTGGTTGGCCAGCAAAACGCTTCGGCCCGCAAAGGCACTGACGTTGTCCTGTACGGCTTCGGTCGTATCGGCCGCCTGCTGGCGCGCATCCTGATCGAGAAAACCGGTGGCGGCGACGGCCTGCGCCTGCGGGCCATCGTGGTGCGCAAAGGCGCCGAAAACGACCTGACCAAGCGCGCCAGCCTGCTGCGTCGCGACTCGGTACACGGTTCGTTCAACGGCACCATCACCATCGACGAAGAAAACAACACCATCACTGCCAACGGCAACCTGATCCAGGTGATCTACGCGAAGAACCCGACCGAGGTGGACTACACCCAGTACGGGATCAAGAACGCGCTGCTGGTGGACAACACTGGTGTATGGCGTGACGCCGACGGCCTGGGCCAGCACCTGGCCTGCCCGGGTATCGACCGCGTGGTTCTGACTGCGCCTGGCAAAGGCAAGCTGAAGAACATCGTTCACGGTATCAACCACAACGAAATCACCGCTGAAGACAAGATCGTGTCCGCCGCTTCCTGCACCACCAACGCCATCGTGCCGGTGCTCAAGGCTGTGAATGACAAGTTCGGCATCATCAACGGTCACGTCGAAACCGTTCACTCGTACACCAACGACCAGAACCTGATCGACAACTTCCACAAGGGCGATCGCCGTGGCCGTAGCGCCGCGCTGAACATGGTCATCACCGAAACCGGTGCTGCCACTGCTGCTGCCAAGGCCCTGCCTGAGCTGGCCGGCAAGCTGACCGGCAACGCGATCCGCGTTCCAACGCCAAACGTGTCGATGGCCATTCTCAACCTGAACCTTGAGAAAGCCGCCACCCGTGAAGAGATGAACGAGTACCTGCGCTACATGGCGCTGCACTCCGACCTGCACAAGCAGATCGACTTCGTCAATTCGCAGGAAGTGGTCTCCACCGACTTCGTCGGTTCGCGCCACGCCGGTGTGGTCGACGCTGAAGCCACCATCGTTCAGGACAACCGCGTTGTTCTGTATGTCTGGTACGACAACGAGTTCGGTTACAGCTGCCAGGTCGTGCGCGTGATGGAAGACATGGCCGGGGTCAACCCGCCAGCGTTCCCACGCTAAGCGATAGCTGAAACAAAAACGCCCCGACTCGTCGGGCGTTTTTGTTTGTGGCTTTCGCCGGTCAGCCGGGGCGGCACCGGCTTGCCGGCGACGCTTTGTCTCAGGCGCCGCCAGCCGCCTGCGCGGTACGCAGTTCGTGGCGGTTGCCACGGAATAGCACCAGGGTGGCGATCAGTCCCAGCACCGCCGCGCCGCTGAGCCAGATGCCCGGAGCTGCCTGGTTGCCCAGGACGTGGATCAGGTAGGTACAGGCCGCCGGGGTGAAGCCGCCGAAGGTTGCGGTCGCCAGGCTGTAGGCCAGGGAGAAGCCCGTGGTGCGCACTTCCACCGGCATGATCTCGGTCAGGGCCACCACCATGGCGCCGTTATACGAGCCATAGAGGAAGGACAGCCACAGCTCGACGATCAGCAGGTGACTGAAGCTGGGGTTGGCCACCAGCCAGGACAGCGCCGGGTAAGCGGTGAAGATTGCCAGGATGGTCGCGCCCAGCAGCAGCGGCTTGCGCCCGACCTTGTCCGACAGCGCGCCCATCACCGGCAGCCAGAAGAAGTTCGACAGGCCGATGCACACGGTCACCAGCAGGGCGTCGAAATCCGACAGGTGCAGCTCGGCTTTGCCGAAGGTCGGGGTGTAGGCGGTGATCAGGTAGAAGGACACGGTGGTCATGACCACCAGGGCCATGCCGGCGATGACGATCCCGAAGTTCTGACCGATGGAGCGGACGATCTCCTGCAGCGAAGGGCGATGCTTGCGGGCCTGGAACTCCGGGGTTTCCTCCAGGGAGCGGCGGATGATGAAGATCGCCGGAACAATCATGCAGCCCACCAGGAACGGCACGCGCCAGCCCCAGTCACCCATCTGCTCGGGGCTCAGCCAGTGGTTCAGGCCCACACCCAGCAAGCCGGCGAACACCACCGCCGCCTGTTGGCTGGCCGACTGCCAGCTGACGAAGAAGCCCTTGCGGCCCGGAGTGGAGATTTCGGCCAGGTACACCGATACCCCACCCAGTTCGACGCCCGCGGAGAAGCCTTGCAGCAGCCGGCCCAGTAACACCAGCAGGGGCGCGGCCACGCCGAGGGTGGCGTAGCCCGGCACGCAG
This genomic stretch from Pseudomonas sp. Os17 harbors:
- a CDS encoding glyceraldehyde-3-phosphate dehydrogenase, whose product is MWKVPVTQKPDQCLGEWIDREALAEAMIPLIGQLYRNNNVVSSIYGRSLINQSVIAILKAHRFARHRSSDDSELSVHETFPLLKAMSELKLGAASVDLGKLAFKFRNEGNGRSAEQFVREEMADVVGQQNASARKGTDVVLYGFGRIGRLLARILIEKTGGGDGLRLRAIVVRKGAENDLTKRASLLRRDSVHGSFNGTITIDEENNTITANGNLIQVIYAKNPTEVDYTQYGIKNALLVDNTGVWRDADGLGQHLACPGIDRVVLTAPGKGKLKNIVHGINHNEITAEDKIVSAASCTTNAIVPVLKAVNDKFGIINGHVETVHSYTNDQNLIDNFHKGDRRGRSAALNMVITETGAATAAAKALPELAGKLTGNAIRVPTPNVSMAILNLNLEKAATREEMNEYLRYMALHSDLHKQIDFVNSQEVVSTDFVGSRHAGVVDAEATIVQDNRVVLYVWYDNEFGYSCQVVRVMEDMAGVNPPAFPR
- a CDS encoding MFS transporter, coding for MSTTTGKGKAIFRVVSGNFLEMFDFMVYGFYATAIAKTFFPADSAFASLMLSLATFGAGFLMRPLGAIFLGAYIDRHGRRQGLIITLALMAAGTVLIACVPGYATLGVAAPLLVLLGRLLQGFSAGVELGGVSVYLAEISTPGRKGFFVSWQSASQQAAVVFAGLLGVGLNHWLSPEQMGDWGWRVPFLVGCMIVPAIFIIRRSLEETPEFQARKHRPSLQEIVRSIGQNFGIVIAGMALVVMTTVSFYLITAYTPTFGKAELHLSDFDALLVTVCIGLSNFFWLPVMGALSDKVGRKPLLLGATILAIFTAYPALSWLVANPSFSHLLIVELWLSFLYGSYNGAMVVALTEIMPVEVRTTGFSLAYSLATATFGGFTPAACTYLIHVLGNQAAPGIWLSGAAVLGLIATLVLFRGNRHELRTAQAAGGA